GTCTGCTATTGCTGACAGCGAATCTCGACGAGATGCGACAGATTCCGGTTCTGTTTGGGTACCAGCACAAATAGTAAGTACATCCGTTGCGATGGCTGGGGATTGGCCTTGAACATAGTGTGGGGGGCAATGGCTTTGAGGAGTGGATGGGAAGGTTTCTCGTGTGAACGGGTGCGGCACATTTACTGCGTAACACAGATTTGAATTAACAGTGGGCGTTGGGCGATCGACGTCAAGACCGCGCGAACGcgataaataattattgtaatcgTTGCAAACAGGAGCAGTAGATGGAACAGGCGGTGAGGCTGGACCCAGTTCAGTTGCCAGCACTGGAGAAAAGTTGACCCTTGGCAATAATTGTTTCTTCCAGGATGCAAAAGTGGTTGTAgtctcctgttgttgttgaggtcgcagctgctgttgttgttgctgttgtggggCTTGaccaaataatattgatactTCGGGAACTGTAGGTTTCACTATTTCCTCGTTATGTCCCATTGGCACTGCCGCAGCTGGCCTTGGTGCGGCTCTAGGTAACATATCTTCTGTTTCCGGCATGAACATGATCTTGAAAAATTTGTCCGTCtcgtttaaattgaattcggGCGCTACTTGTAATATGTGTATTACGCCTGCGGGCAATGTTGTTTCTTACTACGGGTTGCTCATTTGCAATCGATACATTCGATAAATGTGCGCAATTCACAGTAACCCTGGTGAGTAAAGCTGCGTcatcgaaaaaaaagaaaacagctgAAACATAAAAAGAAACTCGAAACAGTAAATATTCTAGAAATTATGCCGGTATTAGAAAATATAGAAGCCATGACAGTAAACACATCACCTGCACCTGTAGCGGATATGGACGATCCACACCAGGCGCAGCCAGTTCGCGAAATAACCCAAACGGATCATCTCAATAAACGCCTCTTAAAATCATTGCTCGACTCGATGAAATCCAATGCAACTGACGCCCAAGAAAATTCAACACCCACAGAGgcaaacaacgacaacaacaatgatttTGATGATTGATTtctatatttacattaaaacatattaaagTCAAAGTTTTGGTCATGGTTTACCCactaaaaataacaactattttttcattaaaccATTCGCATTAATGCTTCTAAATACGTCgacgtttgttgttttgcataGGCGGTGGTGTTGTTGAGGGACTAATAGATTCATTCGACATGGAACCGCGAGTGCGCTTTGCAGACCTCTTTGGCAAATCCAAGGCTTTTGTGGACgacttcttttctttttccatATCCTTGCCGGCACTTGTCTGTAATACTGCAAACTTTCCAcctgcaaaaaataaaaattaaaatagatcATCAATAATTGCGTTGAGCTGATTTTACctttgttgctggtgttgttgtcggttgtcgCTTCGGACACTTCATCCCCATCATTGgttgcagttgtttttttgcttacGAACGATGCATAATCCTGTTCAGGTAAACTAAACTCGCGCTCTTCATTCGGAAACGGCAGAGACTCGAGATTGTCAAGTTCCTTCAGCTTGTACATTGTGCCCAAATGACGCCAGATTAAATCACTAGGCATTTCGCGGTTAAGAGACTTTGACAGGCGTTCCGAAATGCAGGACATGTAGAAGTGTTTGTTGACACCCACCGGGCGCAGACCCTCCATAGCGTGGAAGAGCTGCAGCTCCTCTTCCGCGGACCATTCGTCCTTAGTCGACATTTCAACACTATTTTTGCTCACGACAGCCAGGGATCCGatgcagcaaaacaaacacgCGTAACAAACATCGATTGTATATCGTATTTGGTTGGCCTGTCGATAACAATTATCGTTTTGGAAATTGACGCGCAGCCAACTTCACGTTTCATTGGTTTTGGGTGTGTATCTTTTTGTTCGAGCCCAGCAAGCTCGAAGTTGTTTTCCTACGGATAtttgttaaaagaaaaaaagaaaaaatttagAGCtggtaaataattaaataaaacagaataaCGTGTAGTAGTGCTTGTGTGTGTCCAAATTAATCTACGTGTTAA
This is a stretch of genomic DNA from Drosophila albomicans strain 15112-1751.03 chromosome 3, ASM965048v2, whole genome shotgun sequence. It encodes these proteins:
- the LOC117568808 gene encoding uncharacterized protein LOC117568808, with protein sequence MPVLENIEAMTVNTSPAPVADMDDPHQAQPVREITQTDHLNKRLLKSLLDSMKSNATDAQENSTPTEANNDNNNDFDD
- the LOC117568807 gene encoding MRG/MORF4L-binding protein, with amino-acid sequence MSTKDEWSAEEELQLFHAMEGLRPVGVNKHFYMSCISERLSKSLNREMPSDLIWRHLGTMYKLKELDNLESLPFPNEEREFSLPEQDYASFVSKKTTATNDGDEVSEATTDNNTSNKGGKFAVLQTSAGKDMEKEKKSSTKALDLPKRSAKRTRGSMSNESISPSTTPPPMQNNKRRRI